The region GATGCCTTCAAAAGACATCCCCTCTCATTATTATTCTTCACAAATTAACTCAAATATTTCTTCTTTTGAACTAGCATTTAATAATTTTTCTCTAAAGTCCTCGTGAATGAGTTTTCGCGAAAGAGCGGCTAGTGCCTGAAGATGTAAATCGGCTTCATGTCCTTCAATGGCTAGCATAAAGATTAAATGAACCTTTTCTCCATCAATCGCATCATAATCGATTCCCTGTTTCGATACTCCTATCCCAATGCAACACTGCTTCACATACTTTGATTTC is a window of Turicibacter sanguinis DNA encoding:
- a CDS encoding PTS sugar transporter subunit IIA, giving the protein MLAELIKLENINLDLQAQTKDELFEEMATQLNQNGYIKNVKKFKKDLYKRESEGNTGIGFGIGIPHAKSKYVKQCCIGIGVSKQGIDYDAIDGEKVHLIFMLAIEGHEADLHLQALAALSRKLIHEDFREKLLNASSKEEIFELICEE